A portion of the Kwoniella newhampshirensis strain CBS 13917 chromosome 1, whole genome shotgun sequence genome contains these proteins:
- a CDS encoding 40S ribosomal protein eS1 produces the protein MAIGKNKRLSKGKKGIKKKVVDPFTRKEWYDIKAPSFFENRNAGKTLVNRTQGLKNANDSLKGRVVELSLADLNNDQEQSFRKIKLRVEEVAGKNLLTSFFGMDFTTDKLRSIVRKWQTLVEANVDVRTSDGYVLRLFAIGFTKRQFNQVKRTTYAQASQAKEIRAKMVEIMRREAEGSDLKELVQKFVPESIGREIEKACKGIYPLHNVYVRKAKIIKTPKIDMSKLLESHGEAMDANTGAKVIKTGEFVEPEVLESV, from the exons ATGGCCATCGGTAAAAACAAGAGGTTGTcaaaaggaaagaagggtatcaagaagaaggtggtcgACCCTTTCACCaggaagg AGTGGTACGACATCAAAGCCCCTTCATTCTTCGAGAACCGAAACGCCGGAAAGACTCTTGTCAACCGAACCCAGGGTCTCA AGAACGCCAACGACTCTCTCAAGGGCCGAGTCGTCGAGCTCTCTCTTGCCGATCTCAACAATGACCAGGAGCAATCTTTTAGAAAGATCAAGCTGAgggtcgaggaggttgCT GGCAAGAACCTTttgacctctttcttcgGCATGGACTTCACCACCGACAAACTCCGATCCATCGTCCGAAAATGGCAAACCCTCGTCGAGGCCAATGTCGACGTCCGAACTTCTGACGGTTACGTTCTCCGACTTTTCGCCATCGGTTTCACCAAGCGACAATTCAACCAGGTCAAGAGGACCACTTATGCTCAGGCTTCCCAAGCCAAGGAGATCCGAGCCAAGATGGTCGAGATCATGCGTCGTGAGGCTGAGGGTAGTGATCTGAAGGAGTTGGTCCAGAAGTTCGTTCCGGAGTCTATTGGtcgagagattgagaaggcCTGCAAG GGCATCTACCCTCTCCACAATGTCTACGTCCGAAAggccaagatcatcaagaccCCTAAAATCGACATGTCCAAGCTCCTCGAGTCTCACGGTGAGGCCATGGACGCCAACACTGGTGCCAAGGTCATCAAGACCGGAGAGTTCGTTGAGCCCGAGGTCCTCGAGTCCGTTTAA